The DNA segment GAGTGGCAGCATCTCATCTGGTGTTGTGGTCCCATGAGTCTGTTTTGTCAAGTTCTGTGGTCGGGTACCACCAGGGGATAGTTGTCAGATATTGATAGCACAAGGACTGTTGTGGTCCTGTCTGGCATGGAAATGTTTCCCAGGGGTGACAGATTGTGCAGCGGAAGCTTTAAAAGAGGGCCCTCCACTTGATCTGGAGTGTCGGAGttggacaacactcacctgggaaTAGTGGATGAGTAAAGAGAAGGGTAGGACTGGAAAGTATCAGAGAGGATCGAATgatgtacaataaaaataaactttgattGAACTCGGGACTGTCCTTGTGTAGTTTTGTCTGGGGTGTGGGATGATGGTATGCACCCTACGACCACAATACCTAAGACTCATCTTACAATAACAGAACATTATTTGGCCATTTGTAAGATTCCACGAAGAATTATTAAAATTGCTAAAACACATTCTCCATGTATTCCAGTCAGTCCAGCCATTAACAATGTGTATGGGAGTAAGTCAATAATTTTCTGTACCTATGTGATAAATTTGTTTGGTTGACTATACCTGCAGGTATGAAGGTGAGACACCATAGCTGAGTAAAAAGTGATCTAGTGAGATAATTTTAAATGACCCATACCCAAAACACAAGACCTCAGATCTACCACGATAAGTCAATAATTCCATAAACTTGTGTGATAAATTTGCTTGGGTTGGCTATACTTGCAGGTAGGAAGGTCAGACACCATAGTTGAGTAAAAAGTGACCTAGTGAGATAATTGGAAATGACCCATTCTCAGAACACAAGACCTCAGATCTACCACGATAAGTCAATAATTCCATACACTTGTGTGGTAAATTTGCTTGGGTTGGTTATACGCCATTCTCCATGCACATGTGAGAACTtggtgtgtctgtggtcacagtggtaaagCTTCAACCTCGATCTGTCACCTCCTCTTGTTGTTTTTCAAGGACTAAACATGACCTCTCCACTCTCTGTTGACAGCAGAGAAGAGCAGCGAGCAGTGATTCCCCTTTATTTTAGACTGGAGGTGTACCAGAGGTCAAAATCCCTAGAATGGAGACAGTGTTTTAACCATGGTGGAGTGGCTATGAATGGATTGTGAAGTTCATAAGTGGTCAGAAAAGCTTTAGGCACGATGGAGGAGCGGGGTGCTCATCCATGTCCACTACTGATGACAACGTGGTGCAGGTCTATACCATGATTATGATAAACCGACGATTTCCGATTTTCCTACTGATTTCCAATTGCTTGCTGCTCTTCTTGGTGCAAATGGAGAGTGGAGTGGGCATGTTTGCTTCTAGAGAAAGGGGCTGATCCTTCGGATGAGAAGTGAGACCGAGACCCTGACTATCTGTAGTCATTAATGATCTCtgggcatctttcgaaaagagtaAGGTGTaacctgatgtcctggctaaatcacTCATCACGGCATCTTCCATTCTTGgtccctaatcatcccctatctcTATTTTGTTATTGTTCTCATTCCTTCACCtactaatcctaaccctaaccctaacgtcTAACCCCCAATAGCTAATGTTTGACGAGTGTCCTGGCGCTACACATTGTTGATGGTCCAAGTGGTTCccttctgtctatgtaaagcattttgagtagcgagaaaagcaatacataaatgtaaagaattaacacGGTTTTTGAAACTTTACCATAGACACGTCATGTTTTCACATGTGCATGGGGAAAACAGCATAGCCAACAAAACAAACATTATCACAAAAGTGTGGATATTTGTTGACTAATCCTCATATATATGAATTTTTGAGCTTTGTGATTGGATAAATTTGCAACTATTTCACTTGGTTCAGTGTCTTCATGTAAAGGCTGATGACTGACATCCTAACTGGCCAGTTCACTAATCTGAATAATTTCCTTGAACTCCAGCTGCATTCCACACAAAAGAGTTCAAGAATTTCATTACGTTGCCCATATCTCATACTATACTTCATTTTGAAAGTCGTCAATCAGGTTTATTTACttctctgtttctacagtaaCTCAATCATTATATGCAAAGTGAAGAATCCAACCACTTAATGGTGGCTTGGGTCTACTCTCTTCCCTGTCCACAGCCTGTAAATGCTGCCTTTGATCTCCTTGTTCCTGAAGCTGTAGATGATAGGATTCATCATAGGGGGTACCAGAATGGCTATGATGACCAACACATTGTAAGCTTCAGCAGATACCTGCACTCCTAATCCTGGCAATATATAAGAAATCATGAGAGGTATGTAGAAGAGACTGACGACCAGAAGGTGTGTGACTGTTGTGCTCAAAGCTTTCTTCTTGCCCTCTACCGAGGAGATCTTCAGGGCGGCTAGCACAATTCTGGTGTAGGAGAGGAGACAGATTCCCATACCTCCAAAACCAGTGATGATTGTTGTGCTGGACAAGAGAGCAAGGTGCCTTGGGTCACTGGTACAAGAAATATGAATCATTGTAACAAAATCACAGAAACAGTAGGGCAAGACATTACTGCGGCAAAACGAAAGTTCTCTAGCAAACACCATGTAGGGGACGAGAGTTGCAGCAGCTAATATGTTCACAAATAAGATGCTGAGTCCAACTGTCTTACTTGTAACAATGGAAGGATATCTTAGGGGGTACACAACTGCTAAATAGCGATCACACGCCATAACAGGGAAAAGAAAGCTTTCTGTCAACCCAAGATGGTACACTATTGACAGCTGAAACAAGCAGGGCCCGTAAGGGACAACGTTGTCATTAAACACCAGGATGGCCAGAATTCGAGGGATGAGGTTGGTGCTGTTCACCACATCGATCACTGCTAGGGTGAAAATGTAGTAAAACATGGGTGTCTGGAGATGAGGGTTTAATATTATGACCACAATTACCAGTAGATTTCCAAGAATCGTTCCCACGTACATGAAGGCAAGAGCGACGATGGTAAAGGTTATCTTGTCCTTCTCAATGGCGCATTGCAGAACAAACTCAGGCACGTAGATGGTTTCGTTAGACATCTTTACAGACACCCCAGTTTAGCTAGGAAACaatcaaaaagaagaagaggaagaatcaGTTTCTTTTTGGTAGTGACATGCTGTCATGATGTAGTAAAGATCTCACCCCGAGTTTTGTTTTATGGATCTTTATCATTGttctagctgtgtaagcccatgatATAAAAAGcccgggtcctagaaactattaaaatcatcagaaaaaaatgtgaaatgtagagcagtgatgggtcgttcttgaacgattcgttcaacgaatctttaatgtgactcgggaagaacgagtcgtctcgtgggagtgatcctcaagaaacagtaacaaaatcatagtgacagaaattgacagaccttttttatttataagaaaatgcgttttagatatttttgataattttatgataatttctaaatatgatccaacatacaacaaatggaattttacgttagtatttgactgaggtactgagccggtaagtggtcacgtgagaaaagaacgaacgactcgaaagactcgagggatgaactaatcaattctctttccggctcagactgcataggttaagcttatggggctgtcacgtgatgaacgaacgactcaaacccgaagactcgagagatgaacatttgtgtaagcagtagatgtgttagggaggtaacaggtaacattttaattatattttgctaaaatgaatgaaatgactcGAAAAcagattcgttcattttgctgaacgagaatcaaaggtccgagtcggtaaaatgatccgaacttcccatcactaatGTAGAgacgtcaggtaattgaaaggaactactctggatgTCTCTCTCTTAggatgttttgttttgccgacatgctctcctcacttctgtattagtggctatgCAAGTGACTCTTTCATCGGATGTTTCGCTTTtccgatgtgctggcctcgcttgtgtatcttccacttccagtccagacagacagactttcaca comes from the Erpetoichthys calabaricus chromosome 4, fErpCal1.3, whole genome shotgun sequence genome and includes:
- the LOC114641340 gene encoding olfactory receptor 24-like; amino-acid sequence: MSNETIYVPEFVLQCAIEKDKITFTIVALAFMYVGTILGNLLVIVVIILNPHLQTPMFYYIFTLAVIDVVNSTNLIPRILAILVFNDNVVPYGPCLFQLSIVYHLGLTESFLFPVMACDRYLAVVYPLRYPSIVTSKTVGLSILFVNILAAATLVPYMVFARELSFCRSNVLPYCFCDFVTMIHISCTSDPRHLALLSSTTIITGFGGMGICLLSYTRIVLAALKISSVEGKKKALSTTVTHLLVVSLFYIPLMISYILPGLGVQVSAEAYNVLVIIAILVPPMMNPIIYSFRNKEIKGSIYRLWTGKRVDPSHH